A genomic window from Alkalihalobacillus sp. AL-G includes:
- a CDS encoding GreA/GreB family elongation factor codes for MSVNSPQLTSEGIKTLATELLDVYDRRNKPLFNTAEMHKQEGEFSVKRIGELEHLLYSAELLSGQRTETISLGSTVMLLDIFLDEVDTYRLVHPVEASPITRKLSIESALGKELLLKEKGDMVTVHLHGTRIRYQIIDVI; via the coding sequence ATGAGTGTAAATTCACCCCAGCTTACGAGTGAAGGCATCAAGACACTAGCTACGGAACTATTAGACGTGTATGACAGAAGGAACAAGCCATTGTTCAACACTGCCGAAATGCACAAACAAGAAGGCGAATTTTCTGTAAAGCGGATAGGGGAACTTGAACATCTCCTGTATTCTGCAGAATTATTGTCTGGTCAACGAACAGAAACCATCTCGCTCGGTTCAACTGTAATGCTTCTCGACATCTTTTTGGATGAGGTGGACACGTATCGCCTCGTACACCCTGTAGAAGCGTCACCGATAACGAGAAAGCTATCCATCGAATCGGCTCTTGGAAAAGAACTGCTTTTAAAGGAAAAGGGAGATATGGTGACTGTTCATCTACACGGCACACGGATTCGATACCAAATCATTGATGTAATATAA
- the dusB gene encoding tRNA dihydrouridine synthase DusB codes for MFQIGDIQLKNRVVLAPMAGVCNPAFRLIAKEFGAGLVCAEMVSDKAILHKNDKTMRMLYVDEREKPLSLQIFGGEKETLVEAAKHVDDYTNADIIDINMGCPVPKITKCDAGAKWLLDPQKIHDMVAAVVPEVKKPVTVKMRMGWDDDHILAVENAKAIEEAGGKAVALHGRTRVQMYEGKANWDIIRDVKESVSIPVIGNGDVSTPHDAKRMLDETGCDAVMIGRGALGNPWMLYRTVQFLETGKIHGDPTPSEKIKVCMLHYDRLIALKGEDIAMKEMRKHAAWYLKGLPKNAKVRNKINELDTRQELEQVLFDYVQEVEAKQKQVG; via the coding sequence ATGTTTCAGATCGGCGATATTCAATTAAAAAACCGTGTTGTCCTAGCCCCGATGGCTGGTGTCTGTAACCCGGCCTTCCGTTTGATTGCAAAAGAGTTCGGAGCAGGGCTCGTTTGTGCGGAAATGGTTAGTGATAAAGCGATTTTACACAAGAATGACAAAACAATGCGCATGCTTTATGTCGATGAAAGGGAAAAACCTTTGAGTCTTCAAATCTTTGGCGGTGAAAAGGAAACACTTGTTGAAGCAGCAAAACACGTGGATGACTATACGAATGCCGACATCATCGACATTAATATGGGCTGTCCAGTTCCTAAGATTACAAAATGTGATGCAGGGGCAAAATGGCTCTTGGATCCACAAAAAATCCACGACATGGTTGCAGCGGTCGTACCTGAGGTCAAAAAACCAGTAACCGTCAAAATGCGGATGGGCTGGGATGATGATCATATTCTGGCAGTTGAAAATGCAAAGGCTATTGAAGAGGCAGGCGGGAAAGCTGTTGCTCTGCACGGCCGGACACGCGTACAAATGTACGAAGGAAAGGCAAACTGGGATATCATTCGCGATGTTAAGGAATCCGTCTCAATTCCGGTCATCGGAAACGGTGATGTCTCCACGCCGCACGATGCCAAACGCATGCTTGATGAAACCGGCTGTGACGCTGTAATGATCGGCCGTGGCGCACTTGGAAACCCATGGATGCTGTACCGTACCGTTCAATTCCTTGAAACAGGTAAGATTCATGGAGACCCAACCCCAAGTGAAAAAATTAAAGTTTGCATGCTCCACTATGATCGATTAATTGCATTGAAAGGCGAGGACATCGCGATGAAAGAAATGCGAAAGCATGCAGCATGGTATTTGAAGGGCCTTCCGAAAAATGCGAAAGTGCGTAATAAGATAAACGAGCTTGATACAAGACAAGAATTAGAGCAAGTATTGTTTGACTATGTACAAGAAGTTGAAGCAAAACAAAAACAGGTAGGATAA
- the lysS gene encoding lysine--tRNA ligase: MSQDVELNDQLLVRREKLNNLRNLGIDPFGHRYERSHTAESMTTAFGEQSKEELAEHNHEVTFAGRVMTKRGKGKAGFAHVQDLTGQIQIYVRKDSVGEEQYDLFNTIDIGDIVGVKGIAFKTKVGELSIKATEFTLLSKSLRPLPDKFHGLKDIEQRYRQRYVDLIMNPEVKDTFITRSKILQSMRRYLDSAGYLEVETPTMHSIPGGASAKPFITHHNALDMELYMRIAIELHLKRLIVGGLEKVYEIGRVFRNEGVSTRHNPEFTMLELYEAYADYKDIMSLTENLLAHIAKEVLGTTQITYGEHEIDLKPEWTRIHMVDAVKEHTGVDFWQEMSDEEARALAKEHNVPIQNTMSFGHVVNEFFEHFVEEKLIQPTFIYGHPVAISPLAKKNEEDPRFTDRFELFIVGREHANAFTELNDPIDQKERFEAQLVEREEGNDEAHMMDEDFIEALEYGLPPTGGLGIGIDRVIMLLTNSPSIRDVLLFPQMRHR, encoded by the coding sequence ATGAGTCAAGACGTCGAATTAAACGACCAACTGCTCGTTCGACGAGAGAAATTAAATAATTTGCGTAACCTTGGGATCGACCCGTTCGGTCACAGGTATGAACGCAGCCATACTGCAGAGTCCATGACTACTGCATTTGGCGAACAATCGAAAGAAGAATTAGCTGAACACAACCATGAAGTAACCTTTGCCGGTCGAGTCATGACCAAACGCGGAAAAGGTAAAGCGGGATTTGCCCACGTCCAGGATTTGACGGGACAAATTCAAATTTACGTACGTAAAGATAGCGTTGGAGAGGAGCAATATGACCTCTTCAACACTATTGATATTGGGGACATTGTCGGAGTAAAAGGAATTGCATTTAAAACTAAGGTAGGGGAACTTTCCATCAAGGCTACTGAGTTCACTCTGCTATCGAAATCGTTACGCCCCCTACCGGATAAATTCCACGGATTAAAGGACATCGAACAACGATACCGTCAACGTTATGTGGACCTTATTATGAATCCGGAAGTAAAAGATACATTCATTACACGCAGTAAAATCCTGCAGTCCATGCGCCGTTACCTTGACTCAGCAGGCTACTTAGAGGTAGAAACACCTACAATGCATTCAATCCCAGGTGGAGCTTCTGCAAAGCCATTCATAACCCATCATAATGCACTCGATATGGAATTATATATGCGTATTGCGATCGAACTGCACTTGAAAAGACTTATTGTCGGTGGACTTGAAAAAGTATATGAAATAGGTCGTGTTTTCCGAAATGAGGGTGTATCAACCCGGCATAACCCTGAGTTTACAATGCTTGAGCTTTATGAAGCCTATGCAGACTATAAAGACATAATGTCTCTTACGGAAAACCTTCTTGCGCATATTGCTAAAGAGGTACTTGGTACGACGCAAATCACTTACGGGGAACACGAGATTGATTTAAAGCCTGAGTGGACTCGTATTCATATGGTCGATGCAGTTAAAGAACATACAGGTGTGGATTTCTGGCAAGAAATGAGTGATGAAGAAGCTCGTGCACTCGCCAAAGAACATAATGTACCTATTCAGAATACGATGTCGTTTGGACATGTCGTCAATGAATTCTTTGAGCATTTTGTTGAAGAAAAACTGATCCAACCTACGTTTATTTATGGACATCCGGTTGCAATATCACCACTTGCGAAAAAGAATGAAGAAGATCCACGTTTTACGGACCGCTTTGAACTTTTCATCGTCGGACGTGAACATGCAAACGCATTTACCGAGTTAAACGATCCGATTGATCAAAAGGAACGATTCGAAGCTCAATTAGTTGAGCGGGAAGAAGGAAATGACGAAGCGCATATGATGGATGAGGACTTCATCGAAGCCCTTGAGTACGGTTTGCCCCCAACAGGCGGACTCGGAATCGGGATTGACCGTGTTATCATGCTTCTGACAAATTCACCATCGATTCGTGATGTACTATTATTCCCGCAAATGAGACACCGTTGA
- the folK gene encoding 2-amino-4-hydroxy-6-hydroxymethyldihydropteridine diphosphokinase has protein sequence MNDVFIALGSNIGEREEYLRRGLQSIGQLKNTTVKRVSSIYETEPVGFTEQAPFLNMVAEIETAFSSNRLLEELLQIEKKLDRTREIHWGPRTLDLDILLYNQENIQSEELKIPHPRMLDRGFVMIPLYELQPDLQFPHTDQRFSTIIEERINHEGVNVWKRNNGVGEFGLFEN, from the coding sequence ATGAATGATGTATTTATTGCTTTAGGATCGAACATCGGTGAACGAGAAGAATATTTACGACGAGGCTTACAATCGATCGGACAGCTAAAAAACACAACCGTTAAACGTGTAAGTTCGATTTACGAAACGGAACCGGTAGGCTTTACCGAACAAGCTCCCTTTTTAAATATGGTCGCAGAAATCGAAACGGCATTTTCTTCCAATCGTTTACTTGAAGAACTCTTGCAAATTGAGAAGAAATTAGACCGTACACGCGAAATACATTGGGGACCACGAACATTAGACCTTGACATTTTGCTGTATAATCAAGAAAATATACAATCAGAAGAACTAAAGATACCACACCCTAGAATGCTCGATCGAGGTTTCGTCATGATTCCACTTTATGAGCTGCAGCCAGATCTACAATTTCCACACACGGATCAACGTTTTTCGACCATCATAGAAGAACGAATCAACCATGAAGGAGTAAACGTATGGAAACGGAACAATGGGGTAGGAGAATTCGGGCTTTTCGAAAATTAA
- the folB gene encoding dihydroneopterin aldolase, with protein sequence MDKIYINDMKFYGYHGVYPEEQKLGQRFNVDLVLECDLSKASRSDDIEYTVHYGQAYEITKNIVEGKPRKLVETVAEKITEELLNAFPIIHACTVKVFKPDPPIPGHYESVAIEIARSRHE encoded by the coding sequence ATGGATAAAATCTATATCAATGACATGAAGTTTTATGGTTACCATGGTGTTTATCCAGAGGAACAAAAGCTTGGACAACGGTTTAATGTTGACCTTGTCTTAGAGTGTGATCTTTCGAAAGCCTCTCGGTCGGATGATATTGAATATACCGTTCATTATGGACAGGCCTATGAAATCACAAAAAATATTGTTGAAGGTAAACCACGAAAGCTTGTAGAAACCGTTGCGGAAAAAATTACAGAAGAATTATTGAATGCATTTCCAATAATCCATGCATGCACCGTAAAAGTGTTTAAACCAGACCCGCCGATTCCGGGGCACTATGAATCCGTCGCAATCGAAATAGCGAGGTCACGTCATGAATGA
- the folP gene encoding dihydropteroate synthase, with amino-acid sequence MEKQWNIQLGNRTVDLNERTWIMGILNVTPDSFSDGGRYNSIEQAVEHAKKMVDSGADLIDIGGESTRPGFEEVSEEEELKRVLPFIKAIKEEIDVPISIDTYKAEVAKQAIEAGADIINDIWGARADPQMAEVAAQLQVPIILMHNRENHNYEHLMSDIVKDLRESIELVKNAGVNEENIILDPGVGFAKTYEDNLEVMNKLETITTMGYPVLLGTSRKGFIGKVLEAEVDERVEGTGATTCLGIQKGCQIIRIHDVLENKRMAMMMDAMLTNRRTVSNG; translated from the coding sequence ATGGAGAAGCAATGGAACATTCAGCTCGGAAACAGAACCGTCGATCTTAATGAACGCACATGGATCATGGGTATTTTAAATGTGACCCCCGACTCATTTTCCGACGGTGGAAGGTATAACTCAATCGAGCAAGCCGTTGAGCATGCAAAAAAAATGGTCGATTCGGGTGCAGACCTCATCGACATCGGCGGAGAATCCACCCGACCTGGTTTTGAAGAGGTCAGTGAAGAAGAAGAACTGAAGCGTGTCCTCCCGTTTATTAAAGCGATTAAGGAAGAAATTGATGTACCTATTTCAATCGATACGTATAAAGCCGAAGTCGCAAAACAAGCAATCGAAGCAGGGGCAGATATCATCAACGACATATGGGGTGCTAGGGCTGACCCGCAAATGGCTGAAGTAGCAGCACAGTTACAGGTCCCGATCATACTCATGCACAATAGGGAAAATCACAACTACGAGCACCTCATGTCCGATATTGTAAAAGACCTGCGTGAAAGCATTGAACTTGTGAAAAACGCTGGAGTTAATGAGGAAAATATCATATTGGATCCAGGGGTTGGGTTTGCAAAGACGTATGAAGATAACCTTGAAGTGATGAACAAGCTTGAAACAATCACTACGATGGGATATCCCGTTTTACTTGGCACATCTCGAAAAGGGTTCATTGGTAAAGTTCTTGAGGCCGAGGTAGATGAGCGGGTTGAGGGAACAGGAGCGACGACTTGCCTCGGAATACAGAAGGGTTGCCAGATCATCCGAATTCATGATGTACTTGAGAACAAACGAATGGCGATGATGATGGACGCAATGCTGACCAATAGGAGGACGGTTTCGAATGGATAA
- a CDS encoding helix-turn-helix transcriptional regulator has protein sequence METEQWGRRIRAFRKLKGYTQEDLAKAMKVSVSILGEIERGVRLPTDGQIDKLTGVLNITLEELSPKDSSNQYVER, from the coding sequence ATGGAAACGGAACAATGGGGTAGGAGAATTCGGGCTTTTCGAAAATTAAAAGGCTACACACAGGAAGACCTGGCAAAGGCAATGAAAGTATCCGTCTCAATCCTTGGTGAAATTGAACGAGGAGTCCGACTGCCAACCGATGGCCAGATCGATAAGCTGACAGGTGTGCTAAATATAACATTAGAGGAGTTGTCTCCAAAAGACAGCTCAAATCAATATGTAGAGAGGTGA